The genomic interval CACGGGGCTTTCGCCCCGGGACGTCACGCCCGAGGCGACCATGCGCGTGATCGATCGGGAGATTCCCGGCATCCCCGAGACCATGCGTGCCGAAAGCCTGAAAAAAACGCCCCATGCCATGATCTCCCGGGCCGTGGCGGGAATGCGGGGTGAAACGATTATCATCAACCTCCCCGGAAGCCCGAAGGCCGTGATTGAATGCTTGGAGATCATCGCCCCCGCCCTTCCCCACGCCGTAAAAAAGGCCGGGGGCGACCCGGAGGACTGCGCCCGGTGATGGAGACTGTCCTTCCCGTGCCCCTGAACGCAAACCGGCATGGTACACCCCGACACCTGAATATCATATGATCGATCTTCACATACATACCGACGCCTCGTCCGACGGCGTGCATTCTCCGGATGAGATATTCCGGATGATCACAGACACCTTCGGATCGGCGGCCGCCCTTTCCTTTGCCGATCACGACAGCGTCCAAAACGTCCCCCGGGGGATTTCTCTTTCACATGAAACCGGCATCCCCTTCGTCTCCGGCGTGGAGCTTTCGGCGACACACAGCTCGACCGATGTGCACATCCTGGGATACGGTATCGATCACGAATCGCGTGCGTTGGTCAACCTTCTGGACGGAATGCTGGACAGGGCCCTGACACAGACCGAGCGACGGGTCGAGCTCTTACGGGCTTTGGGATTCGCGCTTGACAGCGAGGACGTCTTCAGCGAATCGAAGGAGAGAGCACCCACGGGGAGGAGCTTTCTTGCCGCCCTGAAGAAACGCACGGAAAACAAGCACAATCGAAAGCTCGCCCGCTACGTGGACGGGGATCGTTCCGACTCGCCGTCCTTGAATTTTTACCAGGACTACCTCGCCGGGGGGAAGCCGGCGTATGCGCCAATCTCCGGGACCGAAGCCGCCCGGATTATCGGGGTCATCCGGGAGGCGTCCGGCGTCGCAATTCTCGCCCACCCGGGAGAGTATACCGACGAGACGATTCATGACATGATCGATCTCGGCATCGACGGCCTCGAGGTATGGTCGGGGCACCATGACGCGTCAGATAGAAACAAGATTCTCGACCTCGCCCGGACACGCGGTCTTCTCATCACCGCCGGGAGCGACTTTCACGGTAAAGCGGTTAAACCGAATATAGAGCTGGGAGTGGAAACGGACAACGAGGCGGAAATATACTCAGCCCTCATCACAGCCATACGGCACAGACGAACTGCAACGGAGTAGATATGCTCTCTGAAACCCTCAAACATAAAACGCGACCCGTGGTGGCATGCGATTTCGACGGAACCATCAGTGTTGGGGATGTCAGCTATCAGATGCTGCAGAAATTCTCCCACGGCGGGTGGGAGGACATCGACGTCAAATACATCAACGGCGAGATCGGCTCCCGGGAGGCGTTCTCCCGGATCCTCGAACGTCTCAACGCAACCAAGCAGGAGCTCGAGCGCTCCGTGCCCGAGATGATGACCATCGATCCGGGTTTCGGTGAATTTTATCGGATCATGAAGGAGCGGGGCGTCGATGTTGTCATCGTCAGCGACGGATTCAAATTCTACATCGATATACTCCTTGAACGGGAGGGGCTTTCCGACATCCCGATATATGCGAACGATATCGAGGACGGCCCGAACGGGAGGCTCGTGCCGCTCTTTCCCCATCACAACGATGAGTGCGACCGATGCGGCAACTGCAAGCGGTGCGTCATCAAAGAGCTTCGAAACACATACGATTATGTCGTCTACGCAGGCGACGGTTATTCCGATCGCTGCCCCGCCCAGGACGCCGATACCCTGTTCGCAAAGAAATATCTCTATCGATTTGCGGCAAAAAACAGGATTCCCGCATTTCACTTCAACGATTTTTCCGACGTCCTCAGGGGATGTACAAAGAGCATCAACGGCGTGATATTCGACCTGGATGAAACCCTGGTGAACTCCCTTGACGCCATACGCACCTCGTTCAACCACACCATCGACACCCTGGGAGTGGAGATCGACCGGGAGGCGGCGTTCAAGGAGATGATGCACTGGCCCCTGAACGTCTCCATGGAGAATATCTTCCCCAACATCGACGTCTCCCAGGCGGTGAAGATATTTCGAGAGAAATACTACGCCATCTACAAGGAGATGACCCCGGTAAAGAATGGGATCGGCGATATCCTCGAGGGGCTCAAGGCCCGCGGCATCGGGGCGGCGATCGCCACCAACAAGCACGGCCCCTATGCCCGGGAGCTGGTGAAGCATCTCGGCATCGACACCTATTTCGTCGACATCATCGGCGCGGGCGACGTGAAGGAGCCCAAGCCCGCCCCGGACATGATCGAGGCGGCGCTCACTGCCCTGGGAACCGACCGGGAACATGCGGTCTTCGTGGGCGATTCCATCGTGGATGTGACCACGGCGAAACATTCGGATATCGATATCTACGCCCTGGCGGAATCCATCCACACGCCCGAGGAGCTGGCCCACCATACGCCCACGAAAATGTGCCACAATACCCTGCAGCTGAAAGAGGCCCTCCTGGGAGACGTATGAAGGATTCACCCCGCACAGGCTCATTCGTGGCCGCCGCCGGGCGGGATGAACACATCCTCTTCGCCTCGGCCTTTCCCGGATTCGTCCGCCCCCTGGATGACGATCTTCTGTTCATCAGGGATCACGGCGTGGGCGCCATCGTCACCCTGACCCAGGAATCGCTTCTCTTGCCGCTCAAGTTCCGCCCCTATTTCGTACAGCTGCACCTGCCGGTGGAAAACCTGGAGCCGCCGACCCAGTCCCAGCTGGATCGGTTCGTTGACTTTGTAGACGAGCAGTTCGACCGGGACGTCAACGTGGTCGCCCACTGTCTTCTGGGCGTCGGACGGACCGGCACCGCCATCGCCGCGTACCGGGTCAGCCGTGGGGAGGACCCGGAAACGGCCATATCCGAACTGCGGCGGATCCGAAACTTCATCGAAACGCCCGAGCAGGAGGAAGCCGTCAATCGCTTTTACGATCGGCTCAAAAAGCGCGGCGCCCTGCCGAAGGAGTAACATGGGCCGTTTCGCCCCTTCACTCATCCCGATGACGACGGAACGAGATACAAAAAAACCCCGATGTCTTCACACGCCGGGGTTTTTTTCACATATTGGGGGCGGCATCAGGTCTTGCCCAGGTAGGTGGCCGCCTTCTCCGGTGTCTTTCCCTTGATGACCTCGTGGTAGTATTTGTAGGTCATGGGAGTGCCCTCTTTCAGGATCTCCGCATACTGCGGCTCTCCGATGAAGAGGGTATGGGTCTCAACCTCGATGGAATCAACCACCTTCGCCTCAATATACGACAGGGCGTTTTCCGTGATCACCGGGCACCCGGTCTTGCCGATGATGTGTTCCGCCTTGGCGCATTTATCCACATCGCGACCACACTTGAAGCCGAACAGCCCGATGAACGGAAAGGGCGTCTCCTGGTCCAGGATCGAAACGGCGAATAGACCGCTTGCGGTGATGAATTCATGCGTGTAGTTTTCCCGGTTGATGGATGCCACGATCCGCGGCGGATCGGCGCTGACCTGAAATATGGTATTTGCTATCTGTCCGTTATACGCACCGTCTCTTACGGAGCTGACCACGTACAGACCGTAGCTCAACTGCCACAAGACCCGCTTATCGCCTTCCAGTGTCATGATACATCCTTTATTATATTATTTCGTATACTGAGAAAGCCTTTCGGCGACGGCCCTGCCCAGGTCGTAACAGCGCCCGAGCGCCTCTTCATCCGGAACGAACAGTGTACCGATCCCCTCACCCACCAGCTCGACGCCCATCTCCTCCAGTATCCGGCTCAAATCCTTCACCGATTCCCCGCTCCATCCATAGGAGCCGAAGGCGGCGCCGATGAGGTTTTTGGGCTTGAGCCCCTTCAGGTACGTCAGCGTATCCGCCAATGTCGGGAATATCTGATTGTTCATCGTGGGTGATCCCACCACCAACGCCCCGGCGTTGAGGATTTCGGTCGCCACGTCGCTCCGGTGATTCGCCCCGAGGGAGAGCACCTTCACATCACTCCCCCCGTCGCCCAGGCCCTCGCTGATCGCCCGGGCCATCTTCTCGGTGCTCTTCCACATGGTATCATAGACCACCAACGCCTTGTTCGTCGGTTTTTGCTCCGCCCATCCGGCATAGAGACCCACGATCTTTTCGATATCCTTTTTGGTCCGCCAGATCGGCCCGTGATCAGGGGCGACGATATCGATATCCAGATTCAGAGTCGTGACCCTATCGAGAAATTTCGCCACCACCGGAGAATAGAGAAGCAATATATTCGCGTAATA from Candidatus Zymogenaceae bacterium carries:
- a CDS encoding MogA/MoaB family molybdenum cofactor biosynthesis protein; this translates as MIACVLTVSDKASVGKREDTSGAAIVFYLEKMGARVAGVEIVPDEVDRIASRLVHFADERGANLILTTGGTGLSPRDVTPEATMRVIDREIPGIPETMRAESLKKTPHAMISRAVAGMRGETIIINLPGSPKAVIECLEIIAPALPHAVKKAGGDPEDCAR
- a CDS encoding PHP domain-containing protein translates to MIDLHIHTDASSDGVHSPDEIFRMITDTFGSAAALSFADHDSVQNVPRGISLSHETGIPFVSGVELSATHSSTDVHILGYGIDHESRALVNLLDGMLDRALTQTERRVELLRALGFALDSEDVFSESKERAPTGRSFLAALKKRTENKHNRKLARYVDGDRSDSPSLNFYQDYLAGGKPAYAPISGTEAARIIGVIREASGVAILAHPGEYTDETIHDMIDLGIDGLEVWSGHHDASDRNKILDLARTRGLLITAGSDFHGKAVKPNIELGVETDNEAEIYSALITAIRHRRTATE
- a CDS encoding MtnX-like HAD-IB family phosphatase; translated protein: MLSETLKHKTRPVVACDFDGTISVGDVSYQMLQKFSHGGWEDIDVKYINGEIGSREAFSRILERLNATKQELERSVPEMMTIDPGFGEFYRIMKERGVDVVIVSDGFKFYIDILLEREGLSDIPIYANDIEDGPNGRLVPLFPHHNDECDRCGNCKRCVIKELRNTYDYVVYAGDGYSDRCPAQDADTLFAKKYLYRFAAKNRIPAFHFNDFSDVLRGCTKSINGVIFDLDETLVNSLDAIRTSFNHTIDTLGVEIDREAAFKEMMHWPLNVSMENIFPNIDVSQAVKIFREKYYAIYKEMTPVKNGIGDILEGLKARGIGAAIATNKHGPYARELVKHLGIDTYFVDIIGAGDVKEPKPAPDMIEAALTALGTDREHAVFVGDSIVDVTTAKHSDIDIYALAESIHTPEELAHHTPTKMCHNTLQLKEALLGDV
- a CDS encoding dual specificity protein phosphatase family protein gives rise to the protein MKDSPRTGSFVAAAGRDEHILFASAFPGFVRPLDDDLLFIRDHGVGAIVTLTQESLLLPLKFRPYFVQLHLPVENLEPPTQSQLDRFVDFVDEQFDRDVNVVAHCLLGVGRTGTAIAAYRVSRGEDPETAISELRRIRNFIETPEQEEAVNRFYDRLKKRGALPKE
- a CDS encoding flavin reductase, with the translated sequence MTLEGDKRVLWQLSYGLYVVSSVRDGAYNGQIANTIFQVSADPPRIVASINRENYTHEFITASGLFAVSILDQETPFPFIGLFGFKCGRDVDKCAKAEHIIGKTGCPVITENALSYIEAKVVDSIEVETHTLFIGEPQYAEILKEGTPMTYKYYHEVIKGKTPEKAATYLGKT
- a CDS encoding flavodoxin domain-containing protein; this encodes MNKKYNAVKITDTVSWVGAIDWQIRDFHGYSTNRGTTYNAYLIMADKITLVDTVKKPFVEELISRISSIVDPKKIDYIISNHSEMDHSGSLVEMMGLINPERVYVSKMGKKNLEAHFHEDVAGKLTEVKDGEKINLGNMNVTFLESRMLHWPDSMISYLKEEKLVFSQDAFGMHLASTERFADELDESLLKSEAAKYYANILLLYSPVVAKFLDRVTTLNLDIDIVAPDHGPIWRTKKDIEKIVGLYAGWAEQKPTNKALVVYDTMWKSTEKMARAISEGLGDGGSDVKVLSLGANHRSDVATEILNAGALVVGSPTMNNQIFPTLADTLTYLKGLKPKNLIGAAFGSYGWSGESVKDLSRILEEMGVELVGEGIGTLFVPDEEALGRCYDLGRAVAERLSQYTK